Proteins from a genomic interval of Methanofollis formosanus:
- a CDS encoding helix-turn-helix domain-containing protein, whose protein sequence is MPEKMYTLDEVAEFLATTPRELRRYISEGKLPAIKIGKSWKVSESTIDKIQSGELVI, encoded by the coding sequence ATGCCTGAGAAGATGTATACCCTCGACGAGGTGGCCGAGTTCCTGGCCACGACACCGCGGGAATTGCGGCGGTACATCAGTGAAGGAAAACTTCCAGCCATCAAGATCGGGAAATCGTGGAAGGTCTCGGAAAGCACCATTGATAAAATTCAGTCCGGCGAACTCGTCATCTGA
- a CDS encoding MBL fold metallo-hydrolase: protein MTGNDWQDIPGTDRARILPLTRKPDVCCSNAYLIATEREIVIIDTGADEAQMETIVSTVEALTAGQPRPICLLFTHCHLDHCLQAIRRRSWIEEKDVFVFAHIAAAEALESGDESQTVADIFKWEIEPLRVDVRLHAGDEHEVALGNGETIVLEHQEHAAFPVDRLTFPSGNLISVYATPGHSPDSVCIRVGDHLFIGDLLFSANPGVAGLHRWDPGALLTTVEGVRRILTAGGIALCWNGHGRALTVPDTLRALEKLEGDLERMKAAGSFDGVRLRESVEYAQDMLDEAKRLFPVIAGRIYYLSYYLEVLGEVEEAERYQHLIESDTIDAFITDFDAFTAEFREGRKIDVQFVLKAVQVAAKIEGAFGQGLGDPAVDTSLVRRASRLLTDCLHTVCAFDPPDPAVPVDLVSLMAEFVGRLSDPSYLNEALVAAAEDEEAFRSALVQRIAHLPLFEGVRITFLRDADSLMVLTRPERLCDGLTAVIESLTAAGAEEIAVSVRGTGESVSLAVQSGALHADWPYLRACRRRFARCGGRCDLRTIQGMPALVLDFTREPVSR from the coding sequence ATGACAGGAAACGACTGGCAAGATATCCCGGGAACAGATAGAGCACGCATCCTTCCCCTGACAAGGAAACCGGACGTCTGCTGCTCGAACGCCTATCTGATCGCGACAGAGCGCGAGATCGTCATCATCGACACCGGGGCCGACGAGGCGCAGATGGAGACGATCGTCTCGACGGTCGAGGCCCTCACCGCAGGACAACCCCGTCCGATCTGCCTCTTGTTCACCCACTGTCATCTCGATCACTGTCTCCAGGCGATCAGGCGACGATCGTGGATCGAGGAGAAGGACGTTTTTGTCTTTGCCCATATCGCGGCGGCGGAAGCACTCGAGTCGGGAGACGAATCGCAGACCGTCGCCGATATCTTCAAGTGGGAGATCGAACCCCTCCGGGTCGACGTACGCCTCCATGCAGGGGATGAACACGAGGTGGCCCTCGGAAACGGCGAGACGATCGTCCTTGAACATCAGGAGCATGCCGCCTTTCCGGTAGACCGCCTCACCTTTCCGTCGGGGAACCTGATATCGGTCTATGCCACCCCCGGCCATAGCCCGGACTCGGTCTGCATAAGGGTCGGCGACCACCTCTTCATCGGCGACCTCCTCTTCTCGGCAAACCCCGGCGTCGCAGGACTCCACCGGTGGGATCCCGGTGCCCTGCTCACCACGGTCGAGGGGGTCCGCCGGATCCTGACCGCTGGCGGTATCGCCCTCTGCTGGAACGGGCATGGAAGAGCGCTCACCGTGCCCGACACCCTCCGTGCCCTCGAGAAACTCGAGGGCGACCTCGAACGCATGAAAGCGGCCGGGAGCTTCGACGGCGTTCGGCTGCGCGAGTCGGTCGAGTACGCACAGGACATGCTCGACGAGGCAAAACGGTTGTTTCCGGTCATCGCAGGCAGGATCTATTATCTCTCCTATTATCTCGAGGTTCTCGGCGAGGTCGAGGAGGCGGAACGGTACCAGCATCTCATCGAGTCCGACACGATCGATGCATTCATCACGGATTTCGACGCGTTCACCGCAGAGTTCAGGGAGGGCAGGAAGATCGACGTCCAGTTCGTCCTCAAAGCGGTGCAGGTCGCGGCAAAGATCGAAGGAGCCTTCGGGCAGGGGCTCGGCGACCCGGCCGTGGATACCTCCCTGGTGCGGCGGGCCTCTCGCCTCCTCACCGATTGCCTCCATACGGTCTGTGCCTTCGATCCTCCCGACCCCGCGGTGCCGGTCGATCTCGTCTCTCTGATGGCGGAGTTTGTGGGGCGCCTCTCCGACCCTTCCTATCTCAACGAGGCGCTTGTCGCCGCGGCCGAGGACGAGGAGGCGTTCAGGTCCGCCCTTGTACAGAGAATCGCCCATCTCCCACTCTTCGAAGGGGTCCGCATCACCTTTCTCCGGGACGCCGACTCTCTCATGGTGCTGACCCGCCCGGAAAGGCTCTGTGACGGCCTCACCGCCGTGATCGAGAGTCTCACCGCCGCAGGAGCGGAAGAGATCGCCGTCTCTGTCCGTGGAACCGGCGAGAGCGTCTCCCTTGCCGTTCAGTCCGGTGCCCTCCATGCCGACTGGCCCTATCTCAGGGCCTGCCGGCGACGGTTCGCCCGTTGTGGCGGCCGGTGCGACCTCAGGACCATTCAGGGAATGCCGGCCCTTGTATTGGACTTCACGAGAGAACCCGTGAGTCGTTGA
- a CDS encoding endonuclease Q family protein, producing the protein MQAVDFNAGCRTLAQVRRAGRVPRCPVCGEVLTFGSRDRVEGADYYHCPRDGEQVKWGW; encoded by the coding sequence ATGCAGGCGGTGGACTTCAACGCCGGCTGCCGCACGCTCGCCCAGGTGCGGCGGGCCGGCCGGGTGCCGCGGTGCCCGGTCTGCGGGGAGGTCCTGACGTTCGGGTCACGGGACCGCGTCGAGGGTGCGGACTACTACCACTGCCCGCGGGACGGCGAGCAGGTGAAGTGGGGGTGGTGA
- the brxC gene encoding BREX system P-loop protein BrxC, with protein sequence MMPNYSSILNREVFDDDPKTYTLPNDGVAKVGPLPENREDKQWVVARYELEHFVCEGSYHDGLRRILRSYLQNLDHPSQPAAWVSGFFGSGKSHLVRVLEFLWSDLNFADGATARGICNLQPDIVEALKELTTEARRAGGIWSAAGTLSNGDSDDPRLAVLQVVLRSAGLPDNPDIARVHLWLVQEGIYDELYEKLRELGKEKDMGRPFVSEYFAHALLELKPKFADSTTQATEFLSNQFITNRQMTNPELIGLMKDIFLLKGSIEGQIPLVLLVLDEVQQYLMIGESNKQLLAFQEIIEDCCKCFEGKLLIVATGQEALQANVLLQRLQGRFSVRVQLESKDVDVVLRQTVLRKKESMKKPLQEVFDQVNGEISRHLGGTKLAHQMEDNKALILDYPLLPTRKRLWDRILHAVDTGGMSTQLRTQLRLAYDGAQNAASKPIGTVIPADFIFNQLNTYLIRNGLLAAEINEMIGKENDGTSDGELRSRICALIFLIQHIDDSFGVRANEQTLSDLLVTDLVAGSDPLRKKVPKLLEDLNDRCVISDVGDRVYHIQTKEGKAWDSDYRTKIAHYKADDSKIMFKRDELLGHAIEKELRGLSLVQGKSKTPRKIDLTIFGPTKPAIGTDAPLWIRHGWEAQESQVRLEAQEEGNESPLVMIYLPRMHHNEIKNEIAGMLAATEIIQSRPTPTTSEGHQARTNIEAKCKSHQTKIERYIGSILKNTKMYPGGGIPVDCPDLPKAVHDAALNSMLRMFPRFNEADAVGWDRVITRVKADVKSPLEAIGFSKATEEHPVCKEILHQLHSGPKTGNEMRKVLEGPPFGWPKDAVDGALIALCASEHLSGTLQRKQITAKEMDRKNLGKMEFHTETVVLSVDDKLLLRALCTDLSIPTEGIAWVESASSVLDVVSRLAEKSGGEAPRPELQTPGYLADLRSLSGNQLVKEIVANQSAIKSDVKNLKQKSQQIVERIPAWRQLTVLIDYAEGLDILNEVLEQYNAIFEQRSLLSDPDPVPPLLMKVRNGLREALTKGAKQVRSAQESALTELKKDKLWQQLSESQQVDLQIRYNLIIQSPLSLKNDDEIITQIKKTPLISFSQTARLIEQSLPDIRAEMAKMLEPKTVEVLLSSGAIVRTEEELDSYLADLKERAMSEIGKGNPVMLK encoded by the coding sequence ATGATGCCAAATTACTCTTCAATTTTAAACCGAGAAGTATTCGACGATGACCCGAAGACCTACACCTTACCCAACGACGGTGTTGCGAAGGTTGGTCCACTCCCAGAGAACAGAGAAGATAAGCAATGGGTTGTCGCACGCTACGAACTTGAACACTTTGTCTGTGAAGGATCCTATCATGATGGACTCAGAAGGATCCTCAGATCATATCTCCAGAATCTCGATCATCCTTCACAACCCGCGGCATGGGTGAGCGGGTTCTTTGGATCCGGGAAATCACATCTCGTTCGCGTCCTTGAGTTTCTTTGGTCGGATCTTAACTTTGCTGACGGAGCTACCGCCCGCGGGATCTGCAATCTTCAGCCCGACATTGTTGAAGCGTTGAAGGAGTTGACGACAGAAGCCCGCCGGGCGGGAGGCATCTGGTCAGCAGCGGGTACGCTCTCCAATGGTGATTCGGACGATCCCCGTCTTGCGGTACTCCAGGTCGTTCTCCGCTCCGCAGGACTGCCAGACAACCCCGATATCGCACGCGTACATCTCTGGCTCGTGCAGGAAGGCATTTATGACGAATTGTATGAAAAACTGCGAGAACTCGGAAAAGAGAAGGATATGGGGCGGCCTTTTGTCTCAGAATATTTCGCCCACGCCCTTCTCGAACTGAAACCGAAATTCGCTGACTCCACCACACAGGCGACCGAATTTCTTAGCAATCAGTTCATCACAAACCGTCAGATGACAAATCCCGAACTGATCGGTCTGATGAAAGATATCTTCCTTCTGAAGGGTTCTATCGAGGGACAAATTCCACTCGTCCTCCTGGTGCTTGACGAAGTGCAACAATATCTGATGATCGGAGAGAGCAATAAGCAATTGCTCGCATTTCAAGAGATCATTGAAGACTGTTGTAAATGTTTCGAGGGGAAGCTGCTCATCGTAGCTACAGGACAGGAGGCCCTTCAAGCGAATGTCCTGCTCCAGAGGCTCCAAGGACGATTTTCGGTTCGCGTCCAGTTAGAGTCGAAGGATGTCGATGTAGTACTTCGTCAGACGGTGCTACGCAAGAAGGAGTCAATGAAGAAGCCGCTGCAGGAGGTCTTTGATCAGGTGAACGGGGAGATCTCAAGGCATCTTGGTGGAACCAAACTCGCCCACCAGATGGAAGACAATAAGGCTCTCATCCTCGACTATCCACTTCTTCCTACCCGGAAACGGTTGTGGGACCGGATCCTGCACGCCGTCGATACGGGGGGGATGAGTACGCAACTGCGGACACAGTTGCGCCTGGCATACGATGGTGCCCAGAACGCTGCATCCAAGCCTATTGGGACCGTCATCCCGGCTGACTTCATTTTCAACCAGTTGAATACCTATTTGATACGGAACGGACTGCTCGCTGCAGAGATCAACGAGATGATCGGGAAGGAGAATGATGGGACCTCAGATGGTGAACTCAGGTCACGTATCTGTGCGCTGATCTTTCTCATTCAGCATATTGACGATTCCTTTGGTGTCCGTGCAAACGAACAAACATTATCAGATCTTCTTGTCACAGATCTCGTCGCAGGGAGTGATCCGCTCAGAAAGAAGGTTCCCAAACTCCTTGAAGATCTCAATGATCGCTGTGTGATCAGTGATGTAGGGGATCGGGTCTATCACATCCAGACCAAGGAAGGAAAGGCGTGGGATTCAGATTATCGGACTAAAATCGCGCATTACAAAGCAGACGATTCGAAGATCATGTTCAAGCGGGACGAGTTGCTTGGCCACGCTATTGAAAAGGAATTGCGTGGGCTCAGTCTAGTCCAGGGGAAGAGCAAGACCCCTCGCAAGATCGACCTTACAATCTTTGGGCCGACGAAACCGGCAATCGGAACCGACGCCCCGCTCTGGATACGGCACGGGTGGGAGGCCCAGGAGTCTCAGGTAAGGCTCGAGGCCCAGGAGGAAGGGAACGAGAGTCCCCTTGTCATGATCTATCTACCCCGGATGCATCACAACGAGATTAAGAATGAGATTGCTGGGATGCTTGCCGCAACTGAGATTATTCAGAGTCGACCGACACCAACGACGTCTGAAGGGCATCAGGCCAGAACCAATATCGAGGCGAAGTGCAAGAGTCATCAAACGAAGATTGAGAGGTATATTGGTTCTATACTTAAGAATACGAAGATGTATCCCGGGGGTGGGATCCCCGTCGACTGTCCAGACCTCCCCAAAGCAGTTCACGACGCGGCGCTGAACTCGATGCTCCGCATGTTCCCCAGGTTCAACGAAGCGGATGCTGTTGGCTGGGATCGAGTGATCACTCGGGTCAAGGCGGATGTGAAATCTCCACTAGAGGCGATCGGATTCTCAAAGGCGACCGAAGAGCACCCTGTCTGCAAGGAAATCCTGCATCAATTACATTCTGGTCCAAAGACCGGCAACGAGATGCGAAAAGTGCTTGAAGGTCCTCCGTTTGGGTGGCCGAAGGACGCGGTCGATGGAGCGCTCATTGCCCTCTGTGCCTCTGAACATCTGAGTGGCACCCTGCAAAGGAAGCAGATCACAGCGAAAGAAATGGATCGGAAGAATCTCGGGAAGATGGAGTTCCACACTGAAACAGTAGTTCTCTCAGTGGATGATAAACTCTTACTGCGGGCTCTCTGTACGGACCTCTCAATTCCAACCGAAGGCATTGCATGGGTCGAATCCGCATCCAGTGTGCTTGATGTGGTCAGCAGACTCGCCGAGAAGTCAGGGGGTGAAGCGCCCAGGCCGGAACTGCAGACGCCTGGATACCTGGCAGATCTGCGATCACTCTCCGGCAACCAACTTGTCAAAGAGATTGTGGCAAATCAGTCCGCCATCAAGAGCGATGTCAAGAATTTGAAACAAAAATCTCAACAGATTGTGGAACGAATTCCGGCATGGCGACAATTGACAGTATTAATCGATTATGCAGAAGGACTGGACATCCTCAATGAGGTTCTAGAGCAGTACAACGCGATCTTCGAGCAGCGGAGTTTACTCTCAGATCCGGATCCGGTACCTCCACTTCTGATGAAAGTTCGAAACGGGTTGCGCGAAGCCCTGACCAAAGGAGCAAAGCAAGTTCGGTCTGCGCAGGAGTCGGCACTCACTGAGTTGAAAAAAGACAAACTCTGGCAGCAACTCTCAGAATCCCAGCAGGTGGATCTTCAGATCAGGTACAACCTTATCATCCAATCTCCTCTGTCCCTGAAAAACGATGATGAGATCATCACTCAAATCAAAAAGACCCCACTCATATCCTTCTCACAGACCGCACGATTAATAGAGCAGTCTCTGCCTGATATTCGAGCAGAGATGGCGAAAATGCTGGAGCCGAAGACAGTGGAGGTTCTACTCTCCTCTGGGGCTATTGTCAGAACCGAGGAGGAACTTGACTCCTATCTGGCCGATCTGAAAGAACGAGCGATGAGCGAAATAGGTAAGGGCAACCCAGTGATGCTAAAATGA
- a CDS encoding ORC1-type DNA replication protein, with protein sequence MTPRYLMADQALFRDPSLFETHHLPEVFNYRDAQLKDLAFALRPTLYGARPLNTLLQGPPGTGKTTAVRRLFAEVEETTPQVVPILVSCLGKRTTYAVLSQIYLTLFNHSPPSHGPSSSRILSEIGDNLARRGAVLVVCLDDANHLVQKRVLNDVLIRILRLHEFYPGARTGVVMTDSSMDLPLHHILDPSTWSSLQASTISFPPYSADEVRSILADRVRAGVYPGVVPPAVLDDVAERTVGTADLRIGMDLMKGAVHHAERAGQKTVTVGDVETVFAVVMRTRLASTVQTLTPTEQSVLAVLAGMADRREETTSGRVYEAVTAVEPMSYTMFHERVQRLEGLRLVRTRRRKKGQGRTREIVVREGVSDAVSAGSSGESMNGCIGVADDEKRRYETGGG encoded by the coding sequence ATGACACCCCGGTATCTCATGGCCGACCAGGCACTCTTCCGCGACCCCTCCCTCTTCGAGACCCACCACCTCCCCGAGGTCTTCAACTACCGCGACGCCCAACTCAAAGACCTCGCCTTCGCCCTCAGGCCGACCCTCTACGGCGCCCGCCCGCTCAACACCCTCCTCCAGGGTCCGCCGGGCACCGGCAAGACCACCGCCGTCCGCCGACTCTTCGCCGAGGTCGAGGAGACGACCCCGCAGGTCGTGCCGATCCTCGTCTCCTGTCTGGGGAAGCGGACGACCTACGCCGTGCTCAGCCAGATCTACCTCACGCTTTTCAACCACTCGCCGCCTTCACACGGGCCCTCCAGTTCCCGGATTCTCTCCGAGATCGGGGACAACCTTGCCAGGCGGGGGGCGGTGCTCGTCGTCTGCCTCGACGATGCCAACCACCTTGTTCAGAAACGGGTCTTGAACGACGTGCTCATCCGCATCCTCCGTCTCCATGAGTTCTATCCAGGGGCGCGGACCGGCGTGGTGATGACCGACTCCTCGATGGACCTCCCTCTTCATCATATCCTCGACCCGTCCACCTGGTCAAGTCTCCAGGCGAGCACCATCTCGTTCCCGCCCTACTCCGCCGACGAGGTGCGGAGCATCCTGGCCGACCGGGTGCGGGCCGGAGTGTATCCCGGGGTGGTGCCGCCGGCGGTGCTCGATGATGTGGCGGAGCGGACGGTTGGGACCGCCGACCTCAGGATCGGGATGGACCTGATGAAAGGAGCGGTGCACCACGCCGAGCGAGCAGGCCAGAAGACGGTGACGGTCGGGGACGTGGAGACGGTCTTCGCCGTCGTGATGCGCACCCGTCTTGCCAGCACAGTGCAGACGCTCACCCCGACGGAACAGTCGGTGCTCGCGGTGCTCGCCGGGATGGCGGACCGAAGGGAGGAAACGACCTCGGGCCGGGTGTACGAGGCGGTCACGGCGGTCGAGCCGATGAGTTATACGATGTTTCATGAGCGGGTGCAGCGGCTGGAGGGGTTGCGGTTGGTGAGGACGCGGCGGCGCAAGAAGGGGCAGGGGCGGACGCGGGAGATTGTGGTGCGGGAGGGGGTCTCCGATGCGGTTTCGGCAGGTTCATCGGGAGAGTCGATGAACGGTTGTATCGGAGTTGCTGACGATGAAAAACGTCGATATGAGACTGGAGGGGGATAG
- a CDS encoding BREX protein BrxB domain-containing protein, which yields MSKIDDLRAAYKRQVSLPWNDSLSPQEKVWFCIYDPPLERRLQKQMELFAIDTREAGHNWVLIDLTILFDQFLASNEYREKYYQNPKLIKFEEINFLEFLSEYVEKHAKRSTFSSVIAITGIGSLYGIIRISKVVEEIVNNIPIPGRLLVFFPGERDGRNYRLLKARDGWNYLATPIEAGGTD from the coding sequence GTGAGTAAAATCGACGACCTGCGTGCGGCATACAAGAGACAAGTATCGCTCCCATGGAATGACTCACTATCACCACAAGAAAAGGTCTGGTTCTGCATCTATGACCCTCCACTGGAACGCCGGCTTCAAAAGCAGATGGAATTATTTGCTATTGACACACGGGAAGCAGGACACAATTGGGTTCTAATTGATCTTACAATCCTCTTTGATCAGTTTCTTGCATCAAATGAATATCGTGAAAAATACTACCAAAATCCTAAACTCATAAAATTTGAAGAGATAAATTTCCTCGAGTTCCTCTCTGAATACGTCGAGAAACATGCTAAGAGGAGTACATTTTCGTCTGTTATTGCGATTACGGGCATTGGATCGCTGTATGGTATCATACGGATCAGCAAAGTCGTGGAGGAGATTGTGAACAACATCCCGATTCCAGGTCGCCTTCTTGTTTTTTTCCCAGGAGAACGGGATGGAAGAAATTATCGATTATTGAAGGCGCGGGATGGATGGAACTATCTTGCCACCCCGATTGAAGCAGGGGGAACAGATTGA
- a CDS encoding ArdC family protein translates to MTSVYEQVRARVLDALEAGTVPWRQTWEGMTPTNLFTGRPYRGINRILLAGSPWWGTYNQVRRMGGHVRRGERAGGMVIFWSMEESRQEVNEQGEEVIVHALRERPVVRCYKVFSIEQCEGVAAPEGRAVRPIASCDEVVRRNDPRIVPGDPAYAPSRDVILMPPAGRFVSAEAYYSVLFHELTHWTGAAHRLDREGITGAVRLGSETYSREELTAEMGAAFLCAMCGIDTPPLRENTAAYVAGWLRSIREGSAADVIRAATDAQKAADFLVGDLAPASSLRHAERRNSPSSEAIA, encoded by the coding sequence ATGACCTCGGTCTACGAGCAGGTGCGGGCCCGGGTCCTCGACGCCCTGGAAGCCGGCACGGTGCCGTGGCGGCAGACCTGGGAGGGGATGACCCCCACCAACCTTTTCACGGGCCGGCCCTACCGCGGGATCAACCGGATTCTTCTTGCCGGTTCGCCGTGGTGGGGGACCTACAACCAGGTGCGGCGGATGGGCGGCCATGTCCGCCGGGGCGAGCGGGCCGGGGGGATGGTGATCTTCTGGTCGATGGAGGAGTCCCGCCAGGAGGTGAACGAGCAGGGCGAGGAGGTGATCGTGCACGCCCTTCGGGAGCGGCCGGTGGTGCGGTGCTACAAGGTCTTCAGCATCGAGCAGTGCGAGGGCGTCGCGGCGCCTGAGGGGCGGGCGGTGCGGCCGATCGCATCCTGCGATGAGGTCGTCCGCCGCAACGATCCCCGCATCGTTCCCGGCGACCCGGCCTATGCGCCGTCGCGGGACGTGATCCTGATGCCGCCGGCCGGGCGGTTCGTCTCGGCCGAGGCCTACTACTCGGTCCTCTTCCACGAACTCACCCACTGGACCGGTGCGGCCCACCGTCTGGACCGCGAGGGGATCACGGGAGCGGTCCGCCTGGGCAGCGAGACATATAGCAGGGAAGAACTCACGGCGGAGATGGGCGCCGCGTTTCTGTGTGCGATGTGCGGGATCGATACGCCGCCGCTCCGCGAGAACACGGCGGCCTATGTCGCCGGGTGGCTGCGCTCCATCCGGGAGGGTTCGGCGGCTGACGTGATCCGGGCGGCGACGGATGCGCAGAAGGCGGCGGACTTCCTCGTCGGGGACCTGGCCCCGGCCTCCTCCCTTCGGCACGCGGAGAGGAGGAACTCGCCCTCGTCCGAGGCGATCGCATGA